The proteins below are encoded in one region of Flavobacteriales bacterium:
- a CDS encoding 4'-phosphopantetheinyl transferase superfamily protein — translation MPIHSKIIPNPEALILVWAITEDEEALKSGLSEEIIADLDAIKFPGRRKQWLAIRQLVHWINPSLKISYDSKGKPVLESGYISISHTSHFAAVYYHPEIPTGIDLEEKNERIFKITNRFINSDEREMHNTSDLETATLIWSAKEAVFKKTGEDTTFFASCQTIRSINNDLRNLEVQIKNKGVEGTERLAYHFFDNHILTYTI, via the coding sequence ATGCCAATCCATTCAAAAATAATACCAAATCCTGAAGCACTGATCCTCGTATGGGCCATTACTGAAGACGAAGAAGCACTAAAATCGGGGCTTTCGGAGGAAATCATTGCCGATTTGGATGCCATAAAATTTCCCGGCCGACGTAAACAATGGTTGGCAATTCGGCAATTGGTTCACTGGATAAACCCATCCCTGAAAATAAGTTATGATTCCAAAGGGAAGCCGGTCCTTGAATCCGGATACATTTCCATCAGCCATACCTCCCACTTCGCTGCTGTGTATTATCACCCCGAAATCCCAACGGGAATAGATCTGGAAGAAAAAAATGAACGCATTTTTAAAATCACAAACCGATTTATTAATTCGGATGAACGGGAAATGCATAACACCAGCGATCTTGAAACAGCAACCTTGATCTGGAGCGCAAAAGAGGCCGTATTTAAAAAAACAGGTGAGGATACTACATTCTTTGCGAGCTGTCAAACGATTCGATCAATAAATAACGATCTTCGAAATCTTGAAGTTCAAATAAAAAACAAAGGTGTTGAAGGTACAGAAAGGCTTGCGTATCATTTCTTCGACAATCATATACTAACCTATACCATCTAA